Below is a window of 'Nostoc azollae' 0708 DNA.
AAAAAGCAAATACTATTACAATACATACTAAATTTTTACAGGATAAATTTGGTGGTACATATTTACCTAATGGGAAAGACACAGAACTTTTTAATCCCAATTACTATAATCCAGAAAAAAGTAGGATCTTCTATGGTTTATCTGGATATAGAATTTTAATGTTTCCGGGCGCTCCTAGACTATATAAAGGTGTTGAAGATGTATTATTAGCTCTTGAATTTCTCAATGAACCAGATATAAAACTAGTAATTGTGGGAGGTAGTCCTTATGATGATTATGATGCTCAACTTTCAGCAAAGTGGGGACGTTGGATTATAAAACTACCAAAGTATCCACCGACAGAAATGCCTAAAATAGTTGCAGCAGCACATATTGTGGTTGTTCCCCAGAAAAATACACCAGCCGCTTTAGCTCAATTTCCATTAAAATTAACCGATGGTATGGCAATGGCTAAACCGATATTAGCGACCCGTGTGGGAGATATTCCTGAAATTTTAGGTGAAACTGGTTATTTAGTTGATCCTGAGTCACCAGAACAAATTGCCGAAAAAATAAAATTGATATTTCAAAACTTAGATGCAGCTAATCAGCGTGCAGTTAAAGCTAGAGAAAGATGTGTAGAGAAATATAGTATCAACTCGATGTCTAATATTCTAGAATCTGTTATTAGTAAGTTGTGATTAATTTTGAATGATAGTTAATTGGCAATTAATTATTTTTCATTTGAAAAACTTTCTTGTCATGAAATAAACTCCAATGTCTACCAGCAAGATACTACTAAGGTTCTCTAAGCCTTATTCAAAGTTGATTTTACTAACAATATCATTAGGATTTTCTGGAGCATTATTTAATGGTGTGAGTACAGCTATAATTGTTCCAGTGATTTTAAAAATAGTGGGACAACCAGTAGATTTACAAGGTGCTCCTGGTATTTTAAGATTCATGCTCAACCCGTTTAATGGTGTAGCAGAAAGTTACAGGATTGGAGTAATGTCTGGGGCAATTTTAGCCATAATTACTTTGAAAAACTTAGCTACTTATGCTGGTTCATTAACATCTATTTCTCTAACCCGGATGATAACCTCCGACATGCGAGAAGCTGGAATTAGTATGTTATTAGAAGTAGATGTAGATTATTACACCACGATAAAAATTGGCGATTTAATCAACCGTCTAGGTGGAGAAATAAGTCGTGCATCTACTGTTATTAATAACAGCGTCAAGTTAATTACTCTATCAATTACAATTCTAGTCTTTATTGGTTTATTGTTGTCAATTTCTTGGCAATTAACCATTGCAGCAACGAGTTTAATGCTGTTAGTAACCCTAGTTAATCAGTATTTCATTAATCGGTCTAAAAAATCTGGAAAACAACTTAGTGAAGTGTCTAAAGGTTATTCAATAGCTGTTCTGGAAGTTTTAAATGGGATTAGATTACTTAAGTCAACAGGTAATGAGGGAAAAGAATATAAACGCATAAAGAAATTAATTAAGATGCGTGAGCAAGCAGATTTTCAAGATCAGGCAAATTCACAAATAATTGCACCATTAAGTGAAGTTCTAGGAATTGCTTGTCTACTGCTGATTGTAACCTTAAGTAAAACTTTATTTGCTGAACAAGTTACGTCAATTTCCACAGTACTGCTGACGTATTTATTGGTATTATTGCGATTGCTGCCACTAGTTTCTCAGCTAAATGGTCTTCGCAGTAACTTTGCCAGTACTGCCGCCAGTGTAGATATGGTGAGTCAGTTTTTAAGGCTAGATGATAAGCCCTTTATGGGTAATGGCAAACTTCCCTACAAAAAATTAAAAGAGGGAGTGCATTTTAAATCTATTTCTTTTGGCTATACGAACAATGACAGGCAAGTACTTAAAGAAGTCGATTTATATTTACGCTGTGGTACAACTCTAGCATTAGTTGGTAGTTCAGGTGCCGGTAAATCTACACTGGCAGACCTTTTAGCAAGATTTTACGATCCAACAAGTGGTTGTATTACTTTCGATGGCATAGATTTGCGAGATTTTGATTTGGTATCTGTGCGGAAAATTATGGGAATTGTTAGTCAAGATACTTTTCTTTTTAATGATTCGGTGCGGAATAACATAGCTTATTGTAAGCCAGAAGCGACAGAATCAGAAATTATCCAAGTAGCAAAGCTGGCTAATGCCTATGAATTTATTAGTAAACTCCCTGAACAATTTGATACTGTGATAGGCGATCGTGGTGTGATGTTATCCGGTGGACAAAAACAAAGATTAGCGATCGCACGCGCACTGCTCCAAAACCCCGAAATCCTGATTTTGGACGAAGCTACCAGCGCATTAGACACTGTTTCCGAACGGTTGGTACAATGTGCACTTGATGAACTGAGTCGAGATCGCACTACCTTAGTAATTGCTCACCGACTTTCCACAGTTTGCAAAGCTGATCAGATTGCCGTCTTAGATCAAGGAAGAGTAGTAGAAGTTGGCAATCATCAAGAACTACTTCAAAAAGGCGGTTATTATGCTCACCTGTATTCAATGCAATTTCCTAACAATACTGATACTTCCAGCAAGCCTAACCAAAGCTTAATCCGCATATCTTATGAAATTCGGACCGAACTAAATTCATTAATCGGATTACTACTATTAGTAATACATGATCTTGTAGACGATGCTCAAGAACGTCAAGAATTACTTGAACAATCTTATAAAGCAGTATGGAGAATTATTAACACTGTCGATTTTTTTGAAGATGTAATTAATCGACAAACTAAAGGACAATTAGTTGTGATTGCCGAGCAGAATGATAGCAGGATTACTGGCTATTATCAAAAGTTAATATGTATATTCGATGAACTCCGATCTAGTCTAAATCCTACATTAGTTTGCCTTCGTACAGTTACTAATAATGTAATAAACAAGGATGAGTTTCAAAGTCAATTACTAACAGGAGCTTATGAATCTTTTATCTATATCCTTGGAGATTTACGAAAATTTGAAGATAGTATTAAACTATGAAATCCCATCTATTTAAAATAGAGCTTAATTTAATCTTATTTAACAATAACTTATAGAAACATGATCAAAAAAGTAGGTATGATTAGTAGCTATATGGCTCTGGAATCTAGAGCAGACTGGCTATGGCAACAAACGCCTCATCCATTTGGGACTTGGGGTAATATGCAAATACAAGCACTAGCAGAAAAACCTGATTTTTTACTAATGTATCAGTTTGATTTTCCTCAATCTGTAAAACAACTGTCTTTGTTAGATCGATTACGAAAAAAGCAAAAACAACCAGAATTAAATATTTATAAATTACTGCGTGATGTCAAGCAAGAAAGAACTATTTATTTATTGAGAGAACCACCTTTAGATGAAATTGTAGAAATGAATAAGCGTAATTATCAACAGGCAAAAAATTATTGTGGCTATATTTCTGGACCAGATAATTTTGCTCCCACTCCAGATTATATGCCTGCGATTTGGTATCATTCCAATTCGTTTAAGGATTTAAATGAAATGCCATCTCCAGAAAAGATTGCTATCTGTAGTTGGATTACTTCAGGAATTAAACGCACAGCTAACCATCGCGAGCGTTTGAATTTCTTGCAATTTTTACAATCTAGCGGTATGCAAATTGATTTTTATGGACGTGGTTTACAAAAATGGGTAAAAACTTCAGGAGAACTTGGTAATAAGTGGTACGGCATGGCACCATACTACTATAATCTAGCAATTGAAAACTATGCTGAAAATGATTGGTATGTGAGTGAGAAACTTTGGGATAGTTTACTAGCTTGGTGTTTACCAATTTACTATGGTGGATCAGCAGCAGATAAACTATTACCACCA
It encodes the following:
- a CDS encoding glycosyltransferase family 4 protein; the protein is MKISILVSDLSSAGAGRWGGGAVRSFLLAQSLQKLNYQVEILGFLFGKEATVIPQSEIRINQFIGYSYPKFLMSASQLLKKIDGDIIYAMRPKPTTFGLALLQKLKTNQPIILDIDDWELSWYGGKKWEYKASFKELYRDIFKSDGALRQPDHPFYLRIVEGMTKKANTITIHTKFLQDKFGGTYLPNGKDTELFNPNYYNPEKSRIFYGLSGYRILMFPGAPRLYKGVEDVLLALEFLNEPDIKLVIVGGSPYDDYDAQLSAKWGRWIIKLPKYPPTEMPKIVAAAHIVVVPQKNTPAALAQFPLKLTDGMAMAKPILATRVGDIPEILGETGYLVDPESPEQIAEKIKLIFQNLDAANQRAVKARERCVEKYSINSMSNILESVISKL
- a CDS encoding ABC transporter ATP-binding protein produces the protein MSTSKILLRFSKPYSKLILLTISLGFSGALFNGVSTAIIVPVILKIVGQPVDLQGAPGILRFMLNPFNGVAESYRIGVMSGAILAIITLKNLATYAGSLTSISLTRMITSDMREAGISMLLEVDVDYYTTIKIGDLINRLGGEISRASTVINNSVKLITLSITILVFIGLLLSISWQLTIAATSLMLLVTLVNQYFINRSKKSGKQLSEVSKGYSIAVLEVLNGIRLLKSTGNEGKEYKRIKKLIKMREQADFQDQANSQIIAPLSEVLGIACLLLIVTLSKTLFAEQVTSISTVLLTYLLVLLRLLPLVSQLNGLRSNFASTAASVDMVSQFLRLDDKPFMGNGKLPYKKLKEGVHFKSISFGYTNNDRQVLKEVDLYLRCGTTLALVGSSGAGKSTLADLLARFYDPTSGCITFDGIDLRDFDLVSVRKIMGIVSQDTFLFNDSVRNNIAYCKPEATESEIIQVAKLANAYEFISKLPEQFDTVIGDRGVMLSGGQKQRLAIARALLQNPEILILDEATSALDTVSERLVQCALDELSRDRTTLVIAHRLSTVCKADQIAVLDQGRVVEVGNHQELLQKGGYYAHLYSMQFPNNTDTSSKPNQSLIRISYEIRTELNSLIGLLLLVIHDLVDDAQERQELLEQSYKAVWRIINTVDFFEDVINRQTKGQLVVIAEQNDSRITGYYQKLICIFDELRSSLNPTLVCLRTVTNNVINKDEFQSQLLTGAYESFIYILGDLRKFEDSIKL
- a CDS encoding glycosyltransferase family 10 domain-containing protein, which codes for MIKKVGMISSYMALESRADWLWQQTPHPFGTWGNMQIQALAEKPDFLLMYQFDFPQSVKQLSLLDRLRKKQKQPELNIYKLLRDVKQERTIYLLREPPLDEIVEMNKRNYQQAKNYCGYISGPDNFAPTPDYMPAIWYHSNSFKDLNEMPSPEKIAICSWITSGIKRTANHRERLNFLQFLQSSGMQIDFYGRGLQKWVKTSGELGNKWYGMAPYYYNLAIENYAENDWYVSEKLWDSLLAWCLPIYYGGSAADKLLPPGSFLRLPSLDEKGIAYIQEITSTSDAWYAAKDAITEARQVILHKLNLLNWLSEFVTQFS